Proteins from a single region of Trichoderma asperellum chromosome 3, complete sequence:
- a CDS encoding uncharacterized protein (EggNog:ENOG41~CAZy:GH95) — protein MSSEHRLYYTTPSTSFPTSLPLGNGRFAASVLSSPDLETFILNEVTFWSGEARNAGEGLTERPEDPKAEVRKTQNCYLSGDYAQGKKRAEKYLESKKINFGTNLGVGKLDICINGHGNPGDIQDFERELRFDEAVTETRYKFNGRQYKRRSFLSHPHQVLVIQFDGDDLGGLEIAVGVQGENEAFTSKINGDTRLEFDAQALETVHSDGTCGVKGFGMVAATVDEGKVEQRGGKLVISAHKSITILAALNTDYNELRNEWRERTLAQIEEALQLPIDHLLKEHLEDYQPLYRRMSITLGPISSATSNIPTDQRRGNFESSGYTDSGMFALYFHYSRYLTIAGTREDSPLPLHLQGLWNDGEACKMGWSCDYHLDINTQMNYFAILNSGLADLLKPLYKYILKIAVKGQQTARTCYGSPEGWVAHVFSNAWGFTDPGWEISYGLNVTGGLWMAAPLIEMYEYTLDDGLMMNDLWPLLLGATKFWLDYMIEDPKTGWLLTGPSVSPENSFFVVNADGTKEEHSADLAPTLDVVLIRDLFAFCEYFAGRLKTITGYPWDEDVKEYQRVQAKLPPFQIGKNGQLQEWLHDYEEAQPYHRHLSHTMALCRSALISARHQPDLAEAVRVSLERRQGRDDLEDIEFTAALFALNYARLGDAEKAVAQIGHLVGELSFDNLLSYSKPGVAGAEKNIFVIDGNFGGAAAIAEMLIRSIMPRLGGPVEIDLLPALPAAWSEGSVSGMRIRGGLEASFAWNKGKLEGVTFKASRASSLVVFYGEHKFETTYEDGDVIQLGPSLQNWGR, from the coding sequence ATGTCTTCAGAACATAGACTCTACTATACTACGCCATCAACAAGCTTCCCCACGTCTTTGCCTCTTGGTAATGGCCGGTTTGCTGCTTCAGTTCTTTCCTCTCCAGACCTTGAGACGTTTATCTTGAATGAAGTTACCTTCTGGTCTGGAGAAGCTCGGAATGCCGGCGAGGGATTGACGGAACGTCCTGAAGATCCCAAAGCTGAAGTTAGAAAAACGCAAAACTGTTATCTCAGTGGAGACTATGCTCAaggcaagaaaagagcagagaagtACCTTGAGAGCAAGAAGATTAATTTTGGAACCAACCTTGGAGTTGGGAAGCTTGACATCTGTATCAACGGCCATGGAAATCCCGGCGATATCCAAGATTTCGAGAGAGAATTACGTTTTGACGAGGCTGTAACTGAAACAAGATATAAATTCAACGGTCGCCAGTATAAGCGAAGATCCTTTCTAAGCCATCCGCATCAAGTCCTTGTGATACAatttgatggcgatgacctAGGTGGACTCGAAATCGCCGTCGGCGTGCAAGGCGAAAATGAAGCTTTTACTTCCAAGATAAACGGAGATACAAGGCTAGAGTTTGATGCGCAAGCTCTCGAGACTGTGCATAGTGATGGAACCTGTGGCGTCAAAGGCTTCGGTATGGTCGCAGCAACGGTTGACGAGGGAAAGGTTGAGCAGAGGGGTGGCAAGCTCGTAATTTCAGCACATAAGAGCATAACGATACTAGCAGCTCTCAATACTGATTATAACGAATTACGCAAcgagtggagagagagaactcTTGCACAAATAGAAGAggctcttcagcttcctaTTGACCATCTTCTGAAAGAACATCTGGAAGACTACCAGCCTCTCTACCGTCGGATGAGCATTACCCTGGGACCTATATCCAGCGCTACTTCCAACATTCCCACAGACCAACGTCGAGGCAACTTTGAATCATCAGGGTATACTGATTCAGGAATGTTTGCGCTTTACTTCCACTATTCACGGTACCTTACAATCGCTGGTACGCGCGAAGATTCGCCTTTGCCGCTACATCTACAGGGTCTATGGAATGATGGCGAAGCATGCAAGATGGGCTGGAGCTGCGATTACCATCTCGATATCAACACGCAGATGAACTACTTTGCCATCCTGAACAGCGGCCTAGCGGATCTCCTGAAACCTCTCTACAAATACATCCTCAAAATTGCTGTAAAAGGCCAACAGACTGCACGTACCTGCTATGGCTCCCCTGAAGGCTGGGTAGCTCATGTCTTCAGCAACGCGTGGGGTTTTACAGATCCTGGCTGGGAGATATCGTACGGACTAAATGTGACTGGCGGTCTATGGATGGCAGCACCTCTGATTGAGATGTACGAGTACACTCTAGATGATGGTCTTATGATGAACGACTTGTGGCCACTTCTGCTCGGCGCGACCAAATTCTGGCTTGACTATATGATTGAGGATCCCAAGACAGGTTGGCTGCTCACGGGTCCATCTGTAAGCCCAGAAAACAGCTTCTTTGTTGTCAATGCAGATGGCACAAAGGAAGAGCACTCTGCCGACTTGGCACCGACTCTTGATGTTGTCTTAATTCGCGATCTCTTTGCATTCTGCGAGTACTTTGCTGGCCGGTTGAAAACTATTACAGGCTACCCTTGGGATGAAGACGTCAAGGAATATCAAAGGGTACAGGCAAAGCTGCCCCCGTTCCAAATTGGCAAAAATGGCCAACTTCAAGAATGGCTGCATGATTACGAAGAAGCCCAGCCCTACCACCGGCATCTGTCTCACACCATGGCTTTATGTCGGTCAGCGTTGATCTCAGCTAGGCATCAGCCAGATTTGGCAGAGGCAGTTCGTGTGTCCCTTGAGCGAAGGCAAGGCCGCGACGATCTTGAGGACATTGAGTTCACCGCCGCGCTCTTCGCCCTCAATTATGCTCGATTGGGAGATGCTGAGAAGGCTGTCGCTCAAATTGGCCACCTTGTAGGGGAACTGAGCTTTGACAACCTGCTGAGTTACAGTAAGCCGGGCGTTGCTGGTGCCGAGAAGAATATATTCGTCATTGATGGAAATTTCGGCGGTGCCGCAGCCATTGCTGAGATGTTGATACGGTCAATTATGCCTCGCTTAGGAGGACCGGTTGAGATAGACTTGCTCCCGGCCCTGCCTGCGGCTTGGTCAGAAGGATCGGTGAGCGGGATGCGTATTCGAGGAGGATTAGAGGCTAGTTTTGCATGGAATAAAGGAAAGTTGGAAGGCGTGACGTTTAAGGCGTCCAGGGCTTCGTCTCTGGTTGTGTTTTATGGCGAGCACAAATTCGAAACGACATatgaggatggagatgttATTCAGCTGGGACCGTCGCTGCAAAATTGGGGAAGGTAG
- a CDS encoding uncharacterized protein (EggNog:ENOG41~TransMembrane:1 (i252-272o)) translates to MKSTRYATSRQKACQQCSVAKARCDRKERCCSRCAQRGLSCVYVNNTGGPVPFSSSFARSSGGPLLSPERDDVSTQGTPQDPPTPSIHPALADSRSIVEFSPSIPAAAAIRPQLPVTQPSGPVFTAPALPPDILEFSNLDLVCPINAEEISNRWLNAYIPIPGQSVKNYPPTVSAFIYRILKSYTGMAIHGRGFPPFVHVSQLTGLSQPLATCLSIIRICDRPLLGSENVTAEILQREMNNLYDRRETYDDFSLLSAFQAFLMYTMVLFFRLSQGTNPFLRQAMMNLQELACVTSRRGLMCVSEQQRTRPKWESWIIAEAKRRTLYTMYLFDSVLSSEDGLPTFLGTELEGLPAAASRALWFAQTRRDWEAAYNMHLAEWVEGSLCIDELWPIPETLSEALVAKRRYRVDNWLENLDEFGIMLYTVTSCTHGG, encoded by the coding sequence ATGAAATCGACGAGATACGCAACTTCTCGGCAAAAGGCTTGCCAGCAGTGTTCAGTTGCCAAAGCACGATGCGACCGCAAAGAGAGATGCTGCTCACGATGTGCTCAGCGAGGCCTGTCTTGTGTCTATGTGAACAATACAGGCGGCCCAGTTCctttctccagcagctttgcGCGCAGTTCTGGCGGTCCTCTGCTTAGTCCTGAGCGCGACGATGTGTCAACGCAAGGGACTCCTCAAGATCCACCGACGCCTTCAATTCATCCGGCCTTGGCTGACAGTAGGTCCATCGTTGAGTTTTCGCCAAGCattcctgctgctgccgctatAAGACCTCAGTTGCCGGTTACGCAGCCTTCAGGTCCTGTATTCACGGCTCCAGCGCTGCCGCCAGACATTCTCGAGTTTTCTAATCTCGATCTTGTTTGTCCAATTAATGCCGAGGAAATCAGCAACCGCTGGCTCAATGCGTACATTCCCATTCCCGGTCAAAGTGTCAAAAACTACCCGCCTACGGTATCGGCCTTCATCTATCGCATCTTAAAGTCGTACACTGGGATGGCCATACATGGCCGTGGATTCCCGCCATTTGTACATGTCTCTCAGCTGACTGGACTGAGTCAACCGCTCGCTACTTGTCTGAGCATCATACGCATATGCGATCGGCCTTTACTGGGCAGTGAAAACGTGACGGCAGAGATACTGCAGAGGGAGATGAATAATCTCTATGACCGGCGTGAAACTTACGACgacttttctcttctcagcGCATTTCAAGCATTTCTCATGTACACAATGGTCTTGTTCTTCAGGCTCAGCCAAGGCACCAATCCGTTTCTTCGCCAGGCTATGATGAATCTACAAGAGTTGGCATGCGTGACATCTCGCCGAGGGCTAATGTGTGTATCTGAGCAGCAACGCACGCGCCCCAAATGGGAAAGCTGGATCATAGCCGAGGCTAAACGACGAACGCTCTACACCATGTATCTCTTTGATAGCGTTCTTTCTTCTGAAGATGGCTTGCCGACGTTCCTCGGCACCGAATTGGAGGGATTACCAGCCGCAGCTAGTAGAGCCCTATGGTTTGCTCAGACACGACGGGACTGGGAGGCGGCTTATAATATGCATCTTGCGGAGTGGGTTGAGGGAAGCCTCTGCATTGATGAATTATGGCCCATACCCGAAACATTGAGTGAAGCTCTCGTAGCGAAAAGGCGATACAGGGTGGATAATTGGTTGGAGAATCTGGATGAATTTGGGATTATGCTTTATACAGTAACTAGCTGTACACATGGAGGGTAG
- a CDS encoding uncharacterized protein (BUSCO:EOG092D45TL) translates to MSASIASPEPAISKPEKKHKKDKASKSEKKRDRDEEAIADGTRKHKKSKSASVEENRDDEPEASQLAAGDDELAHKNKKKEHKKKQKEEENDAEDASGEKKKKKKSKKHADEDEEEAEKPSAADANADADADASAMDVDQASEQQTSSGIYQPPDMPAKPQFPFYSQTVSLYEPIYPTGWSQPVTSSEYQHLQHLKNKYVPSLRGVLISYKNVALGENPGRTGAATSDDDPSILKSVNEYAVGFGWITAEVELFVPSRGAWMEGSINLQTEGHIGVVCFGQFNASIEARRLPSAWKWVSNEDPEAHGMEETASVITADDHGVVRQIHSTGFWVDGSGKKVKGKIRFRIRNFDVGVSGETSYLSLEGTMLDKEAEKALVREEAATAALRRGNKGRNAHRRRAPEFAMTRFMDETERPAEEAVAAAE, encoded by the coding sequence ATGTCCGCCTCAATTGCGTCGCCCGAGCCGGCGATTTCAAAgccagaaaagaagcatAAGAAAGATAAAGCATCCAAATCAGAAAAGAAGCGCGAcagagacgaagaagcaaTTGCCGACGGCACCCGCAAGCACAAGAAATCGAAGAGCGCATCTGTCGAGGAAAACAGAGATGACGAACCCGAGGCCTCTCAATTAgcagctggcgatgatgagttAGCgcacaagaacaagaagaaggagcataagaaaaagcagaaagaagaggagaatgatGCGGAGGATGCTagtggagagaagaagaagaagaagaagtcaaagaAGCATgcggacgaagacgaggaggaagccGAGAAGCCTTCAGCTGCCGATGCCaatgccgatgccgatgccgatgcaAGCGCAATGGATGTCGACCAGGCCTCTGAGCAACAAACATCTTCTGGAATATACCAGCCCCCCGACATGCCCGCCAAACCTCAGTTCCCATTCTATAGCCAGACAGTTTCTCTCTACGAACCCATATACCCCACCGGCTGGTCACAGCCAGTAACGAGCAGCGAGTACCAGCACCTACAGCATCTCAAGAACAAATACGTTCCCTCTCTGCGTGGCGTCCTGATTAGCTACAAGAATGTGGCGCTGGGCGAGAACCCGGGGCGCACAGGTGCTGCAACATCAGACGACGACCCAAGCATCCTGAAATCCGTCAACGAGTACGCCGTCGGTTTTGGCTGGATCACCGCCGAAGTCGAGCTGTTCGTTCCTAGCCGCGGTGCCTGGATGGAAGGCAGCATCAATCTCCAGACAGAAGGCCACATTGGTGTCGTTTGCTTTGGCCAATTCAACGCATCGATTGAAGCTAGACGTCTGCCATCTGCCTGGAAATGGGTCTCCAACGAGGATCCGGAGGCCCATGGCATGGAAGAGACTGCATCAGTGATTACCGCCGACGACCATGGAGTAGTGCGCCAGATTCACAGCACCGGTTTCTGGGTTGATGGAAGCGGAAAGAAAGTTAAGGGCAAGATTCGCTTCCGCATTCGCAATTTCGATGTCGGTGTTAGCGGCGAGACGAGTTACCTCAGTCTGGAGGGCACCATGCTTGAtaaggaggctgagaaagcTCTTGTAAGAGAGGAAGCCGCAACAGCTGCGTTGAGGAGGGGAAATAAGGGCCGCAACGCCCACCGAAGAAGAGCGCCAGAGTTTGCCATGACACGGTTTATGGACGAGACAGAGAGGCCGGCTGAGGAAGCAGTGGCGGCCGCGGAGTAA
- a CDS encoding uncharacterized protein (EggNog:ENOG41~TransMembrane:12 (i40-61o73-95i107-124o130-154i166-190o196-216i272-294o314-334i384-403o415-437i449-467o473-495i)): protein MSSTLKDNQDPETTPPTPETPPSGTDATEPYSIFDGRQRALIVVIVSTAATFSGFASNIYFPALPTIAHDLNVSVELVNLTVTSYLIFQGIAPSLWGPVSDVKGRRVAYCCTFLVFIGACIGLANTRNYATLIVLRCLQSTGSASTIAIGSGVIGDVTTRANRGSLMGIFQAGLLVPVAVGPVIGGAIAGSLGWRAIFWFLTAYGGGFLLVLVLLLPETLRSIVANGSRTPSSLIGRYPLNMYQKLSKIEWNRETSAAAPDAKKRIDILGPFHILISKHATPIIVFLSIYYAVWQMSITAMSTLFKEHYGLKETQIGLTFIANGVGSMIGTLITGKILDKDYKRVKAAYDAQMVQGDAENGSDTTHSISKTEDDFPIEKARLRLVPVFSIIQCLSILLFGWTIQYPHRVHIAVPIISTFITGWTAVSTQSIIMTYLVDIFPDRSAAASASLNLARCLFAAGGTSIVMPMVNGIGVGLAFTIAVIVQFVALLGPVIQWKFAAGWRKQSRAQKQ, encoded by the exons atgtcATCTACATTGAAAGATAACCAAGATCCTGAAACAACACCACCCACGCCAGAAACACCACCATCAGGTACAGACGCAACCGAgccttatagtattttcgATGGTCGGCAAAGGGCATTAATCGTAGTAATTGTCTCCACAGCTGCAACTT TCTCCGGATTCGCATCCAACATTTACTTTCCAGCACTACCAACCATTGCTCACGACCTCAATGTTTCCGTCGAACTCGTCAATCTTACTGTCACTTCCTATCTGATATTCCAAGGAATCGCTCCAAGTCTGTGGGGTCCTGTATCCGATGTGAAAGGCCGTCGTGTGGCATACTGTTGCACATTTCTCGTCTTTATAGGGGCATGCATTGGCCTTGCGAATACAAGAAACTACGCCACATTGATCGTCCTCAGATGCCTTCAGAGCACTGGTAGCGCTAGTACGATTGCCATTGGATCGGGTGTAATTGGAGATGTCACTACTCGCGCGAATCGCGGAAGCCTCATGGGTATATTTCAGGCCGGCCTACTCGTTCCTGTTGCCGTCGGCCCTGTGATTGGAGGTGCTATTGCTGGATCCTTAGGATGGAGGGCCATATTCTGGTTCCTTACTGCCTATGGCGGTGGCTTTCTACTTGTTCTCGTACTGCTTCTCCCGGAAACACTACGCTCCATTGTCGCCAATGGTAGTCGGACTCCCTCGTCTCTAATAGGGAGATACCCCCTTAACATGTATCAGAAATTGTCAAAGATTGAATGGAACCGCGAAACATCAGCGGCAGCACCCGACGCAAAAAAGCGCATTGATATTTTGGGACCGTTTCACATCCTCATCAGCAAACATGCGACTCCTATCATCGTTTTCCTCTCAATCTACTACGCTGTCTGGCAAATGAGCATCACTGCTATGTCTACCCTCTTCAAAGAACATTATGGATTGAAGGAGACGCAAATTGGATTGACATTTATTGCAAACGGCGTGGGCTCTATGATTGGGACGCTCATCACTGGCAAAATCCTCGACAAGGACtataaaagagttaaagCCGCCTATGATGCACAAATGGTCCAAGGAGATGCTGAAAATGGCAGTGATACTACACATTCCATCTCCAAAACCGAAGACGATTTTCCCATTGAGAAAGCCCGACTTCGCCTAGTTCCTGTCTTCTCTATCATCCAGTGTTTGTCTATCCTCCTATTCGGCTGGACGATTCAATACCCTCATCGTGTGCACATTGCTGTCCCAATCATCTCTACTTTCATCACAGGTTGGACCGCCGTCTCTACTCAATCTATTATCATGACATATCTTGTTGATATCTTTCCGGACCGGAGCGCCGCTGCAAGTGCCAGTTTGAATCTTGCTAGATGTCTctttgctgctggcggtACGAGTATAGTAATGCCAATGGTAAATGGTATTGGTGTCGGACTGGCATTTACAATCGCCGTAATTGTTCAGTTTGTCGCTCTCCTAGGCCCAGTCATCCAGTGGAAATTTGCCGCTGGTTGGAGAAAGCAGTCCAGAGCGCAAAAGCAGTAA
- a CDS encoding uncharacterized protein (EggNog:ENOG41), whose product MAPIQSNGTCSPLTFGKRYAILNLDFMTILFDIAKTTPEGQQFVSNCTRWVDALHKRDSRPLNIFTTLYFTSPSQAELPNEAPFTKLVNGFATFNEHSPIVKVPSYLNIDDKDIVLQKIRWYGGAGNALEEILQKNNIDTVVISGLSLSGVVMSTIYRLFDLDYNIYVISDNVLELPVQHHEQFSAVLLESLMPKMNLRVITLEEALQALENS is encoded by the exons ATGGCCCCTATACAGTCCAACGGCACCTGCAGCCCCTTAACGTTTGGCAAAAGATATGCCATCCTGAATCTCGATTTTATGACTATTCTATTCGATATTGCCAAAACTACGCCGGAAGGACAACAATTCGTGTCAAACTGCACTCGTTGGGTCGACGCCTTGCATAAGCGAGATTCTCGACCTTTGAACATCTTCACAACTCTGTACTTCACTAGCCCTTCTCAGGCCGAGCTTCCCAATGAAGCACCGTTTACTAAATTGGTGAATGGTTTTGCCACATTCAACGAGCACAGTCCCATCGTAAAGGTACCTTCGTACCTCAATATTGACGATAAGGACATTGTGCTCCAAAAGATACGATGGTATGGAGGTGCGGGAAATGCCTTGGAAGAGATTCTCCAGAAAAACAACATCGACACCGTTGTCATC TCTGGACTTAGTCTCTCCGGTGTCGTCATGAGTACAATCTATCGGCTATTTGATCTGGATTACAACATCTATGTGATTTCGGACAACGTGCTGGAGCTTCCGGTTCAGCATCATGAACAGTTTTCTGCCGTGTTACTAGAATCTTTGATGCCAAAAATGAATCTCCGGGTCATTACGCTTGAAGAAGCCCTGCAAGCCTTAGAAAACTCCTAA
- a CDS encoding uncharacterized protein (EggNog:ENOG41~TransMembrane:10 (o37-60i107-126o198-220i255-276o296-319i326-344o350-369i390-407o419-442i482-503o)), with protein sequence MGDEEKNPTVADVSVGDESDTISERQRSSNIPWSMKILSVVLVSLVGFGSHWSSGVTGAMKSTLKKELHINNAQYATLDASENFIKTALILVSGVVTDRIGGARAMLWGNAIYSIGAILIAAATQVRSFKFMIVGSVVQALGDVATQCAQYKVFSSWFAPSNGFASTLGFELGLGKIGSFVGKASANVIAKRTGNFSWVYWCAVFINLFTNAVTAVFYIFTNYCERRYAGTNDPATGERLTEKNKKFEFTKMLRLPWPFWLVALFSLFQTSVASVFSSNATEFAQKRFNISAVTAGWYSAMSQYLGFFLVPILGVFIDILGQRNTIMLVCGSGMLLSMCLAAFGPTVGGTAASFGIYAFAASLGPTVIIDSIRTSMWYQEVFGSGYAIKIAINNSMTIIIGIVAGVIQDHDNDSYNRVIILYVALAAGSVVVGMIMVGMSFVSPTMDRLQWTRKQRIIRGEKINALKEEFEEGKNRKRHNNFSLSCFVAMIVLLLGAWATYFWGVATGNNN encoded by the exons ATgggcgatgaagaaaagaatccCACCGTCGCCGATGTGTCGGTTGGTGACGAGTCGGACACCATATCAGAGCGGCAGCGAAGTAGCAACATCCCATGGAGTATGAAGATTCTCTCCGTCGTACTCGTAAGCTTGGTTGGCTTTGGCTCTCACTGGAGCAGCGGAGTGACAGGAGCCATGAAAAGTACCTTGAAGAAG GAGCTACACATCAATAACGCTCAATATGCAACACTGGATGCAAGCGAAAACTTTATCAAAACAGCTCTGATTCTCGTCAGTGGCGTCGTTACAGATCGAATTGGTGGTGCGA GGGCAATGCTTTGGGGCAATGCTATATATAGCATTGGGGCAATTCTCATTGCGGCAGCCACCCAAGTCCGCAGCTTCAAGTTCATGATAGTTGGCAGCGTTGTTCAAGCCCTTGGAGATGTTGCCACGCAGTGCGCCCAGTACAAAGTTTTCTCGTCTTGGTTCGCTCCCTCGAATGGATTCGCTTCCACACTTGGGTTTGAGCTGGGTCTTGGCAAGATCGGAAGCTTTGTTGGCAAGGCATCCGCCAATGTTATTGCAAAGAGAACAGGAAACTTCAGCTGGGTGTATTGGTGTGCAGTGTTCATCAACCTCTTCACCAATGCGGTAACTGCTGTTTTCTACATTTTCACAAATTACTGTGAACGGCGCTATGCTGGCACCAATGATCCGGCAACCGGTGAAAGATTGACtgagaagaacaaaaagttCGAATTCACCAAAATGCTGAGGCTGCCTTGGCCATTTTGGCTTGTAGCACTATTTTCGCTCTTTCAAACTTCTGTTGCCAGTGTTTTCTCCTCCAATGCCACAGAATTCGCCCAGAAACGGTTCAATATTTCAGCAGTCACTGCAGGCTGGTATTCAGCCATGTCACAGTATCTCGGCTTTTTCTTGGTACCAATCTTGGGTGTCTTCATTGATATACTTGGTCAGCGGAACACCATTATGTTGGTTTGCGGTTCCGGTATGCTCCTCTCGATGTGTCTTGCCGCTTTTGGTCCTACAGTGGGAGGAACCGCAGCCAGCTTCGGCATTTACGCGTTTGCAGCGTCTCTTGGGCCAACAGTCATAATCGACAGCATCCGAACAAGCATGTGGTACCAGGAAGTATTTGGATCTGGCTATGCCATCAAGattgccatcaacaacagcATGACCATTATTATCGGTATCGTCGCAGGTGTTATCCAGGATCATGATAATGACAGCTACAACAGGGTCATTATTCTCTATGTCGCGCTTGCGGCAGGCTCTGTTGTAGTGGGTATGATAATGGTCGGAATGAGCTTTGTTAGTCCCACCATGGACAGATTACAATGGACGCGCAAGCAAAGAATTATCAGAGGCGAAAAGATTAACGCTCTCAAAGAAGAGTTTGAGGAAGGCAAAAATCGAAAACGACACAACAATTTTAGCTTGTCTTGCTTCGTCGCTATGATAGTTCTACTATTGGGAGCCTGGGCAACTTACTTCTGGGGAGTAGCTACAGGGAACAATAACTAA